One genomic window of Hyperolius riggenbachi isolate aHypRig1 chromosome 7, aHypRig1.pri, whole genome shotgun sequence includes the following:
- the LOC137525156 gene encoding tubulin alpha-1A chain-like — MRECISVHVGQAGVQIGNACWELYCLEHGIQPDGQMPSDKTIGGGDDSFNTFFSETGAGKHVPRAVFVDLEPTVIDEVRTGTYRQLFHPEQLITGKEDAANNYARGHYTIGKEVIDLVLDRIRKLADQCTGLQGFLIFHSFGGGTGSGFTSLLMERLSVDYGKKSKLEFSIYPAPQISTAVVEPYNAILTTHTTLEHSDCAFMVDNEAIYDICRRNLDIERPTYTNLNRLIGQIVSSITASLRFDGALNVDLTEFQTNLVPYPRIHFPLATYAPVISAEKAYHEQLSVSEITNACFEPANQMVKCDPRHGKYMACCLLYRGDVVPKDVNAAIATIKTKRTIQFVDWCPTGFKVGINYQPPTVVPGGDLAKVQRAVCMLSNTTAIAEAWARLDHKFDLMYAKRAFVHWYVGEGMEEGEFSEAREDMAALEKDYEEVGTDSVEGEGEGEQEEEY, encoded by the exons ATG AGGGAGTGCATCTCAGTCCACGTTGGCCAAGCCGGAGTGCAGAttggcaatgcatgctgggagctgtattgTCTGGAACATGGCATCCAGCCAGACGGACAGATGCCCAGTGACAAGACCATCGGTGGTGGAGAtgattccttcaacaccttcttcAGTGAGACCGGGGCTGGCAAACATGTTCCCCGAGCCGTGTTTGTGGACCTGGAGCCCACTGTGATTG ATGAGGTGAGGACAGGAACCTACAGGCAACTCTTCCACCCCGAACAACTCATCACCGGTAAGGAGGATGCCGCCAACAACTATGCCCGCGGTCACTACACCATCGGCAAGGAGGTCATTGATCTGGTGCTGGACAGGATCCGCAAGCTG GCTGACCAATGCACAGGTCTCCAGGGcttcctcatcttccacagctttggtggtggcactggctctGGTTTCACCTCTCTCCTGATGGAACGTCTGTCTGTTGACTATGGCAAGAAGTCCAAGTTGGAATTCTCCATCTACCCAGCTCCTCAGATCTCCACAGCTGTGGTGGAACCCTACAACGCCATCCTCACCACCCACACCACCCTGGAGCACTCAGACTGTGCCTTCATGGTGGACAATGAGGCTATTTATGACATCTGCCGCAGGAACCTGGACATTGAGCGTCCGACCTACACTAACCTGAACAGGCTGATTGGCCAGATTGTATCCTCCATCACAGCGTCCCTCAGGTTTGATGGAGCTCTGAATGTGGACTTGACAGAGTTCCAAACAAACTTGGTGCCCTACCCCCGTATCCACTTCCCTCTGGCCACCTACGCCCCTGTGATCTCTGCAGAGAAAGCCTACCATGAGCAGCTCTCTGTGTCCGAGATCACCAATGCTTGCTTTGAGCCAGCCAACCAGATGGTGAAATGTGACCCAAGACACGGCAAATACATGGCTTGCTGCCTGCTGTACCGTGGTGATGTGGTGCCCAAGGATGTCAATGCTGCTATTGCCACCATCAAGACCAAGCGCACCATCCAGTTTGTGGACTGGTGCCCCACAGGGTTCAAGGTTGGTATCAACTACCAACCACCAACAGTGGTTCCTGGTGGTGACCTGGCCAAGGTACAGCGTGCCGTGTGCATGTTGAGCAACACCACCGCCATTGCCGAGGCCTGGGCCCGTCTGGACCACAAGTTTGATCTGATGTATGCCAAGCGTGCCTTTGTGCACTGGTATGTGGGTGAGGGTATGGAGGAGGGCGAGTTCTCTGAGGCCCGGGAGGACATGGCTGCCCTGGAGAAGGATTATGAAGAGGTTGGCACTGATAGCGTTGAAGGAGAGGGTGAAGGAGAGCAGGAAGAAGAGTATTAA